A segment of the Magnetospirillum sp. WYHS-4 genome:
CGTCAACGGCGCCGGCAAGTCGACCCTGCTGAAGATCATGGCCGGCATCGACCACGACTTCGGCGGCGAAGCCTGGGCGGCGGAAGGGGTGCGCGTCGGCTACCTGCGCCAGGAACCCGAACTCGATCCCGCCAAGGACGTGCTGGGCAACGTGATGGAGGGCCTGGGCGCCACCAAGGCCATGCTGGACCGCTTCAACGAGGTCAGCGCCCGCTTCGCCGAACCCATGGACGACGACGAGATGAACGCGCTGCTGGCCGAGCAGGGCGAGTTGCAGGAAAAGATCGACGCGGCGAACGGCTGGGAGCTGGAGCGCACGGTGGAAATCGCCATGGACGCGCTACGTTGCCCGCCGGGCGACGCCGACGTGACCAAGCTGTCGGGCGGCGAACGGCGCCGGGTGGCGCTCTGCCGCCTGCTGCTGGAAAAGCCCGACCTGCTGTTGCTGGACGAACCGACCAACCACCTGGACGCGGAATCGGTGGCCTGGCTGGAACGGCATCTCCACGACTACCAGGGCACGGTGATGATCGTCACCCATGACCGCTACTTCCTGGACAATGTCACCGGCTGGATCCTGGAACTGGACCGCGGCCGCGGCATTCCCTACGAGGGCAACTATTCCTCCTGGCTGGACCAGAAGGAAAAGCGCCTGGGCCAGGAGGAAAAGGAGGAATCCGCCCGCCAGCGCACCCTCAAGCACGAACTGGAATGGATCCAGGCCTCGCCGCGCGCCCGCCAGGCGAAAAGCAAGGCCCGCATCACGGCCTATGACAACCTGCTGGCGCAGGCCAACGAGGCCCGCGGCGACACCGCCCAGATCGTCATCCCGCCCGGGCCGCGCCTGGGCAACGTGGTGATCGAGGCGGAAGGCCTGACCAAGGGCTACGGCGACAGCCTGCTGATCGACCGGCTGGACTTCCGGCTGCCGCCGGGCGGCATCGTCGGGGTGATCGGGGCCAACGGCGCCGGCAAGACCACGCTGTTCCGCATGATAACCGGCCAGGAACAGCCGGACGCGGGCAAGCTGCGTCTGGGCGAGACGGTGGTGCTGGGCTACGTGGACCAGTCGCGCGACAGCCTGGAGGCCAACAAGACCGTCTGGCAGGAAATCTCGGGCGGGCTGGACGAACTGGAACTGGGCAAGCGCAAGATGCAAAGCCGGTCCTACGTCGCCCAGTTCAACTTCAAGGGCCCGGACCAGCAAAAGAAGGTGGGCCAGTTGTCGGGCGGCGAGCGCAACCGGGTGCATCT
Coding sequences within it:
- the ettA gene encoding energy-dependent translational throttle protein EttA, giving the protein MASYQYIYVMKNLTKIFPGGREILKGVTLAFLPGVKIGVLGVNGAGKSTLLKIMAGIDHDFGGEAWAAEGVRVGYLRQEPELDPAKDVLGNVMEGLGATKAMLDRFNEVSARFAEPMDDDEMNALLAEQGELQEKIDAANGWELERTVEIAMDALRCPPGDADVTKLSGGERRRVALCRLLLEKPDLLLLDEPTNHLDAESVAWLERHLHDYQGTVMIVTHDRYFLDNVTGWILELDRGRGIPYEGNYSSWLDQKEKRLGQEEKEESARQRTLKHELEWIQASPRARQAKSKARITAYDNLLAQANEARGDTAQIVIPPGPRLGNVVIEAEGLTKGYGDSLLIDRLDFRLPPGGIVGVIGANGAGKTTLFRMITGQEQPDAGKLRLGETVVLGYVDQSRDSLEANKTVWQEISGGLDELELGKRKMQSRSYVAQFNFKGPDQQKKVGQLSGGERNRVHLAKMLKSGANVLLLDEPTNDLDVDTLRALEDALAEFAGCAVIISHDRWFLDRLATHILAFEGDSQVVWFEGNFQDYEEDKRRRLGDDAVEPHRIKYKPLTR